A single window of Methylobacterium nodulans ORS 2060 DNA harbors:
- a CDS encoding MucR family transcriptional regulator, whose amino-acid sequence MSDEAGTVTLQSEMNTIDLVAAIVSAYVSNHVVRPADLPDLIAAVSQTLGGLGKPSEPAVEETPKLTPAQIRKSITPDHIVSFIDGKLYKSMKRHLTKNGLTPAEYRMKFGLPTDYPMVAPSYAAQRSELAKKLGLGQLRRERAVQNRPESGAAMSAPAEAKKAPARSRKTPASSK is encoded by the coding sequence ATGAGCGACGAAGCAGGCACTGTCACATTGCAATCGGAGATGAACACGATCGATCTGGTCGCCGCCATCGTCTCCGCCTACGTGTCGAATCACGTCGTGCGTCCGGCCGATCTACCGGATCTGATCGCGGCGGTAAGCCAGACGCTCGGCGGGCTTGGCAAGCCGTCGGAGCCTGCCGTCGAGGAGACGCCCAAGCTGACCCCGGCTCAGATCCGGAAGTCGATCACGCCGGATCACATCGTCAGCTTCATCGATGGCAAGCTCTACAAGTCGATGAAACGGCATCTGACCAAGAATGGGCTCACCCCTGCCGAATACCGCATGAAATTCGGCTTGCCGACCGACTACCCGATGGTGGCCCCGAGCTACGCGGCCCAGCGCTCCGAACTCGCCAAGAAACTCGGTCTCGGCCAGTTGCGGCGCGAGCGCGCCGTTCAGAATCGCCCGGAGAGCGGGGCCGCGATGAGTGCGCCGGCCGAGGCGAAGAAAGCTCCGGCCCGTTCGCGGAAGACGCCCGCGTCGTCGAAGTAG
- the ctaD gene encoding cytochrome c oxidase subunit I: MADAQLGTAGPFPRTELDDADLYHPHSWLTRYVFSQDAKIIAIQYSCTAMAIGLVALVLSWLIRLQLGFPGLFSFIGPTEYYQFITMHGMIMVVYLLTALFLGGFGNYLIPLMLGARDMVFPYVNMLSYWVYLLAVLVLIASFFAPGGPTGAGWTLYPPQAILSGTPGQEWGIVLMLASLILFIIGFTMGGVNYVVTVLQARAPGMTLMRMPLTIWGIFTATVLALLAFPALFVGAVMMLLDRLLGTSFFMPAIVEAGQRLTYGGGSPILFQHLFWFFGHPEVYIVALPAFGIVSDLISTHARKNIFGYRMMVWAIIAIGALSFVVWAHHMYVSGMNPYFGFFFATTTLIIAIPTAIKVYNWILTLWRGDIHLTVPMLFAIAFIVTFLNGGLTGLFLGNVVVDVPLSDTMFVVAHFHMVMGVAPILVIFGGIYHWYPKVTGRMLDERLGRLHFWVTFLGAYAIFFPMHYLGLLGVPRRYFEITGLDFIPASVSPLNAFISLMAFAVGAAQIVFLVNLVRSRTHGAEAGGNPWRATTLEWQTPQTPPAHGNWGDRLPVVYRWPYDYSVPGADQDFVPQNQPDRGPVLAGAAR, from the coding sequence GACCTCTACCATCCGCATAGCTGGCTGACCCGCTACGTCTTCAGCCAGGACGCCAAGATCATCGCCATCCAGTACTCATGCACCGCCATGGCGATCGGCCTCGTGGCGCTGGTGCTGTCGTGGCTGATCCGGCTTCAGCTCGGCTTCCCCGGCCTCTTCTCGTTCATCGGGCCGACCGAGTACTACCAGTTCATCACCATGCACGGGATGATCATGGTGGTCTACCTGCTGACGGCGCTGTTCCTCGGCGGTTTCGGCAACTACCTGATTCCGCTCATGCTCGGCGCGCGGGACATGGTGTTCCCGTACGTGAACATGCTGAGCTACTGGGTCTACCTGCTCGCCGTGCTGGTCCTGATCGCGAGCTTCTTCGCACCGGGTGGTCCGACAGGGGCGGGCTGGACCCTCTACCCGCCGCAGGCCATCCTCTCGGGCACGCCCGGGCAGGAATGGGGCATCGTGCTGATGCTCGCCTCGCTCATCCTGTTCATCATCGGCTTCACCATGGGCGGCGTGAACTACGTCGTCACGGTGCTGCAGGCCCGCGCGCCCGGCATGACGCTGATGCGGATGCCGCTCACCATCTGGGGGATCTTCACCGCGACGGTCTTGGCGCTCCTCGCCTTCCCGGCCCTGTTCGTCGGGGCCGTGATGATGCTCCTCGACCGGCTCCTCGGGACGAGCTTCTTCATGCCCGCCATCGTGGAGGCGGGCCAGCGCCTGACATACGGGGGCGGCAGCCCGATCCTGTTCCAGCACCTGTTCTGGTTCTTCGGCCATCCAGAGGTCTACATCGTCGCGCTGCCCGCCTTCGGCATCGTCTCCGACCTGATCAGCACTCATGCCCGCAAGAACATCTTCGGGTACAGGATGATGGTCTGGGCGATCATCGCGATCGGGGCGCTCAGCTTCGTGGTGTGGGCGCATCACATGTATGTCAGCGGCATGAATCCGTATTTCGGGTTCTTCTTCGCGACGACGACGCTCATCATCGCGATCCCGACCGCCATCAAGGTCTATAACTGGATCCTGACGCTCTGGCGCGGGGACATCCACCTGACCGTGCCGATGCTGTTTGCGATCGCATTCATCGTGACCTTCCTGAACGGCGGCCTCACCGGCCTGTTCCTCGGCAACGTCGTGGTCGACGTGCCGCTCTCCGATACGATGTTCGTGGTCGCCCACTTCCACATGGTGATGGGGGTCGCCCCGATCCTAGTGATCTTCGGCGGCATCTATCACTGGTATCCGAAGGTCACCGGGCGCATGCTCGACGAGCGGCTGGGCAGGCTGCACTTCTGGGTGACGTTCCTCGGCGCCTACGCGATCTTCTTCCCGATGCACTATCTCGGACTGCTCGGCGTGCCGCGGCGGTACTTCGAGATCACGGGGCTGGACTTCATTCCGGCGTCGGTGTCGCCGCTCAACGCCTTCATCAGCCTGATGGCCTTCGCGGTCGGGGCGGCGCAGATCGTCTTCCTGGTGAACCTCGTGCGCAGCCGGACCCACGGGGCAGAAGCCGGCGGCAATCCCTGGCGCGCCACCACCCTGGAATGGCAGACGCCCCAGACCCCTCCGGCCCATGGCAATTGGGGCGACAGGCTGCCCGTCGTGTACCGCTGGCCCTACGATTACAGCGTGCCCGGCGCCGATCAGGACTTCGTGCCGCAGAATCAGCCGGACCGCGGCCCGGTCCTGGCGGGGGCGGCGCGATGA
- a CDS encoding LysR family transcriptional regulator codes for MEFRHLRYFVAVGREQSFTRAAETLHVAQPALSKQIQQLEDELGMALIERGSRPVRLTEPGRLIFEQAIQILERIDDLRETGRRLRLAERNRFRVGFVASTLYGRLPEIIRGYRLKRPDVDLTLLELLTLEQIAALKEGRIDVGFGRIEIEDPAIARVLLRNERLIVAVPLGWDSGLRGPLRLRDLADSPLIVYPKGARPNNADRILALFRDHGVRPPVIHEVRELQTALGLVAAGVGVCVVPASVERLRRDGVAYRPLDEEKALIPVIMSYRKDDPSPEIGLILDCVHEDYEREGIVFGV; via the coding sequence TTGGAGTTTCGGCATCTTCGCTACTTCGTGGCGGTCGGCCGCGAGCAGAGCTTCACGCGAGCCGCCGAGACGCTGCATGTGGCCCAGCCCGCGCTGAGCAAGCAGATCCAGCAGCTCGAAGACGAACTCGGCATGGCTCTGATCGAGCGGGGCTCGCGCCCGGTCCGCCTGACCGAGCCGGGACGGCTGATCTTCGAGCAGGCGATCCAGATCCTGGAGCGCATCGACGACCTGCGCGAGACCGGGCGCCGCCTCCGCTTGGCGGAGCGCAACCGCTTCCGGGTCGGCTTCGTCGCCTCGACCCTCTACGGACGCCTGCCCGAGATCATCCGGGGCTACCGCCTGAAGCGGCCGGACGTCGATCTCACCCTGCTCGAATTGCTGACGCTGGAGCAGATCGCCGCCTTGAAGGAGGGACGGATCGATGTCGGCTTCGGCCGCATCGAGATCGAGGACCCGGCCATCGCCCGCGTGCTGCTGCGCAACGAGAGGCTGATCGTCGCCGTGCCCCTGGGCTGGGATTCCGGCCTGCGCGGCCCGTTGCGGCTGCGGGACCTGGCCGATTCACCGCTCATCGTCTATCCCAAGGGAGCGCGCCCGAACAACGCCGACCGCATCCTGGCGCTGTTTCGCGATCACGGCGTGCGCCCACCCGTCATTCACGAGGTGCGCGAGCTGCAGACGGCCCTGGGGCTGGTCGCCGCAGGAGTGGGGGTCTGCGTCGTGCCCGCCTCCGTCGAGCGCCTGCGCCGCGACGGCGTGGCCTACCGGCCGCTGGACGAGGAGAAGGCGCTCATTCCTGTCATCATGAGCTATCGCAAGGACGACCCCTCCCCCGAGATCGGCCTGATCCTCGACTGCGTGCACGAAGACTACGAGCGGGAAGGCATCGTGTTCGGCGTTTAG
- a CDS encoding heme-copper oxidase subunit III family protein gives MTDTALRSLPPSAEAPKSQWRRLTDDWAGDRQAFAGASWRKAMIWIFLLSDTFVFGCFLIGYMTVRMSTTEPWPNSSQVFALEIGGASLPLILIAIMTFVLISSSGTMAMAVAFGYRRARRKTALLMIVTALLGATFVGMQAFEWTKLIHEGVRPWTNPWGAAQFGSAFFMITGFHGTHVTIGVIILLIVARKVWRGDFDTGRRGFFTSQRGRYENVEIAGLYWHFVDLVWVFIFALFYLW, from the coding sequence ATGACCGATACAGCCTTGCGTTCGCTGCCGCCCTCCGCCGAAGCACCGAAGAGCCAGTGGCGGCGGCTCACGGACGACTGGGCGGGAGATCGGCAGGCCTTCGCCGGAGCCTCGTGGCGCAAGGCGATGATCTGGATCTTCCTGCTCAGCGACACCTTCGTGTTCGGCTGTTTCCTCATCGGCTACATGACGGTGCGCATGTCGACGACGGAGCCCTGGCCGAATTCGAGCCAGGTCTTCGCCCTGGAGATCGGCGGCGCGTCGCTGCCCCTGATCCTGATCGCCATCATGACCTTCGTGCTGATCTCGAGCAGCGGCACGATGGCGATGGCGGTCGCCTTCGGCTATCGCCGCGCGCGGCGCAAGACGGCGCTCCTGATGATCGTCACCGCGCTCCTCGGCGCCACCTTCGTGGGCATGCAGGCCTTCGAATGGACGAAGCTGATCCACGAGGGCGTGCGTCCCTGGACGAATCCCTGGGGAGCCGCCCAGTTCGGCTCCGCCTTCTTCATGATCACGGGCTTCCACGGCACCCATGTGACCATCGGCGTGATCATTCTGCTGATCGTGGCCCGCAAGGTCTGGCGCGGGGACTTCGACACGGGCCGGCGGGGCTTTTTCACGAGCCAGCGCGGTCGCTACGAGAATGTCGAGATCGCCGGCCTCTACTGGCACTTCGTCGATCTCGTCTGGGTCTTCATCTTCGCTCTCTTCTATCTCTGGTAG
- a CDS encoding acyltransferase has translation MTAIFMMIKYTFLFIGNLIPGFQAFAPLKVIFYRLSGMKISHDVQIVGPMQTDYSMTYDTLGSISIGRETYIARDFRISTYNSRVSIGERCQIASNVSLETNTHEIYERDGIHRKRIQKPITIHNDVWIGANALILPGITIGENAIVAGGAVVTKDVPAHVLVGGSPARIIREL, from the coding sequence ATGACGGCAATATTTATGATGATAAAGTATACATTTCTGTTCATCGGCAATTTGATACCCGGATTTCAGGCATTTGCACCGCTGAAGGTGATTTTTTACCGCCTATCCGGCATGAAAATTTCTCATGATGTACAAATCGTTGGCCCGATGCAGACCGATTATAGCATGACCTATGATACGTTGGGGTCGATTTCGATCGGGAGGGAAACTTACATCGCCCGCGATTTTCGTATATCCACCTACAATAGCCGTGTGTCGATTGGAGAAAGATGCCAGATTGCATCGAATGTAAGCCTGGAAACGAATACGCATGAAATCTATGAAAGGGACGGCATTCACAGAAAGCGCATCCAGAAGCCAATCACCATCCATAATGACGTATGGATTGGAGCCAATGCGCTGATCCTGCCGGGCATCACGATCGGCGAGAATGCAATCGTGGCTGGCGGCGCCGTGGTGACGAAAGATGTCCCGGCCCATGTGCTTGTCGGGGGATCGCCGGCCAGGATCATCAGGGAATTGTGA
- a CDS encoding cytochrome c oxidase subunit 3 produces the protein MSIVLLYLAALGIVSARWLARQRLTAKPWLGAGPALAFAPGGPTTEPAKVGLGFFLAAVGLLFALLIGAYGMRVPPGAPRIQFDPWFVWLTTGLLGLASLALHVSGSAARRGERNEVRAGLLVAGVATLGFLSGQGLAWRLLWEAGAGRTPDAAGSFFYLITVLHGLHLAGGLVALACVTVRAMRETLPTRVAPSIGLCALYWDALLAIWLVLFGLLFRTPWSGLIDVLCRPA, from the coding sequence ATGAGCATCGTGCTCCTGTATCTGGCAGCGCTCGGTATCGTGTCGGCGCGGTGGCTCGCCCGGCAGCGCCTCACCGCCAAGCCCTGGCTGGGGGCGGGACCGGCCCTGGCGTTCGCGCCAGGCGGCCCGACGACCGAGCCGGCCAAGGTCGGGCTCGGATTCTTCCTCGCAGCGGTCGGGCTGCTGTTCGCGCTGCTGATCGGCGCCTACGGGATGCGGGTGCCGCCCGGCGCGCCGCGCATCCAGTTCGACCCCTGGTTCGTCTGGCTCACCACGGGCCTGCTCGGTCTCGCGAGCCTTGCCCTGCACGTGTCCGGATCGGCGGCCCGGCGCGGCGAGCGGAACGAGGTGCGAGCGGGTCTTCTGGTCGCCGGCGTGGCGACCCTCGGCTTCCTCTCAGGGCAGGGCCTCGCGTGGCGGCTGCTGTGGGAGGCCGGGGCCGGTCGCACGCCCGACGCCGCCGGCTCCTTCTTCTATCTGATCACGGTGCTGCACGGCCTGCATCTCGCGGGCGGCCTCGTCGCGCTCGCCTGCGTCACCGTTCGGGCCATGCGGGAGACGCTTCCGACGCGCGTCGCCCCGAGCATCGGGCTCTGCGCTCTCTACTGGGACGCCCTATTGGCGATCTGGCTCGTCCTGTTCGGCCTCCTGTTCCGGACGCCGTGGTCGGGCCTGATCGACGTCCTGTGCAGGCCCGCCTGA
- a CDS encoding cytochrome C oxidase subunit IV family protein — translation MQGAAGQGTGQGHSIRLYLVVWGWLFVLSACSYLVDYFHLQGLLRWSLILLFMVVKAGLITAVFMHLAWERLALIYVILVPPTALLIFVVIMASEASYTLFTRIAYFGAS, via the coding sequence ATGCAGGGTGCCGCAGGGCAGGGAACAGGACAGGGCCACTCGATCCGGCTCTATCTGGTCGTGTGGGGCTGGCTGTTCGTGCTCAGCGCCTGCTCCTACCTGGTCGACTACTTCCACCTGCAGGGTCTCCTGCGCTGGTCGCTGATCCTCCTGTTCATGGTCGTCAAGGCGGGACTGATCACGGCGGTCTTCATGCATCTGGCCTGGGAGCGGCTCGCCCTGATCTACGTGATCCTGGTGCCGCCGACCGCTCTCTTGATCTTCGTGGTGATCATGGCCTCCGAGGCAAGCTACACGCTGTTCACCCGGATCGCCTATTTCGGCGCGAGCTGA
- a CDS encoding dodecin family protein: protein MPNPLKEAIMSVVKFIELSAQSPQSYEDAIKQAVETASNTLRNIQSVWVKEFEAVVENDKVTQYRVNVKLSFLLEGTGAA from the coding sequence ATGCCCAACCCGCTCAAGGAGGCCATCATGTCGGTGGTCAAGTTCATCGAGCTGTCGGCACAATCTCCGCAAAGCTACGAGGACGCGATCAAGCAAGCGGTCGAGACCGCGTCCAACACGCTGCGCAACATTCAGTCGGTCTGGGTCAAGGAATTCGAGGCTGTCGTCGAGAACGACAAGGTGACCCAGTACCGGGTCAATGTGAAGCTCTCGTTCCTGCTCGAGGGCACAGGCGCGGCCTGA